One genomic window of Conger conger chromosome 7, fConCon1.1, whole genome shotgun sequence includes the following:
- the LOC133132661 gene encoding transmembrane protein 135-like isoform X1, protein MGNGYWSRHVPFPAAACAVIALPRVQVQANMAAFSKSIPHNCYEIGHTWNPSCTVSTLQVTAGALEVSFKIYAPLYLIAAILRRRKRDYYLKRLLPEILQSTSFLTANGGLYIAFFCILRKLLGRFYSWSAGFGAALPASYISILIERKSRRGLLTIYMANLATETIFRMAVKRGMVNPVKHGEILLFCLTASIYMFFFRSKDGLQGFSFSALKFIVGKEELPMHSQQMEHTSRRAPVRGAIESESESRERPQPQPASSRTTIAALTQRLLDSVCKRGPRHRCCKHYHDNCISYCVKGFIRMFSVGYLIQCCLKVPSTFRQAFTKPSRLLSLLYNKENFQLGAFLGSFVSIYKGTSCLLRWVRNLDDELHALVAGFLAGISMFFYKSTSISMYLFSKLVETMYFKGIEAGRLPYFPHADTLIYAVSTAICFQAAVMEVQNLRPSYWKFLLRLTKGRFALMNRKVLEVFDTDASQEFGDFLPKLDPRYTLVPPAVSLPLD, encoded by the exons ATGGGTAATGGTTATTGGTCCAGGCATGTTCCTTTTCCTGCTGCCG CTTGTGCCGTGATAGCGCTTCCACGGGTGCAAGTTCAAGCCAACATGGCTGCCTTCAGTAAGTCAATTCCACACAACTGCTACGAAATTGGACATACCTGGAACCCTTCGTGTACGGTTTCGACACTGCAGGTTACCGCTGGAGCCCTTGAGGtgtcttttaaaatatatgcacCCTTGTATCTT ATTGCTGCTATCCTCCGGAGGAGAAAAAGGGATTACTACTTGAAAAGACTGCTACCTGAAATTCTTCAGTCAACCTCATTTCTGACAGCAAATGGAGGACTGTACATTGCATTCTTCTGCATTCTCAG GAAGCTTCTGGGCAGGTTCTATTCATGGTCTGCAGGATTCGGGGCAGCACTGCCGGCCTCCTACATCTCCATCCTGATTGAACGGAAAAGCAG GAGAGGACTGCTAACCATATACATGGCAAATCTG GCAACAGAAACGATATTCCGGATGGCAGTCAAAAGAGGAATGGTTAACCCTGTCAAACATGGAGAG ATACTTCTGTTCTGCTTGACTGCCTCCATCTACATGTTCTTTTTCCG caGCAAAGATGggctccagggattttcattcTCTGCTCTCAA ATTCATAGTGGGGAAAGAGGAGCTCCCCATGCATTCACAACAGATGGAACACACATCCAGGAGGGCACCAGTGAGGGGCGCTATCGAGTCAGAGAgcgagagcagagagagaccacaGCCCCAGCCTGCCTCCAGCAGAACCACCATCGCTGCCCTGACCCAGAGACTGCTGGACTCTGT GTGCAAGCGTGGGCCCAGACACAGATGTTGTAAACATTACCATGACAACTGCATCTCATACTGTGTCAAG GGATTTATCCGGATGTTCAGTGTGGGCTACCTGATCCAGTGTTGTCTGAAGGTTCCCTCAACGTTTCGGCAGGCTTTCACCAAACCCTCCCGCCTGCTGTCTCTGCTCTACAACAAGGAGAACTTCCAGCTGGGGGCCTTCCTGGGCTCCTTTGTTAGCATATACAAG GGCACCAGCTGTTTGCTGCGGTGGGTGCGTAACCTAGACGACGAGCTCCACGCTCTTGTCGCTG GCTTCCTGGCTGGGATCTCCATGTTCTTCTACAAGAGCACCTCCATCTCCATGTACCTGTTCTCCAAATTGGTGGAG ACCATGTACTTCAAAGGCATCGAGGCCGGGAGGCTACCCTATTTTCCTCACGCGGACACCCTGATCTACGCCGTTTCTACAGCGATCTGCTTCCAGGCG GCAGTGATGGAGGTGCAGAACCTGCGGCCTTCGTACTGGAAGTTCCTGCTTCGGCTCACCAAGGGCAg ATTTGCATTGATGAaccggaaggttctggaagtgTTTGACACTGATGCCTCACAGGAATTCGGAGACTTCCTTCCCAAACTGGACCCCAGGTACACGCTGGTCCCGCCGGCTGTGAGCCTCCCGCTGGACTGA
- the LOC133132661 gene encoding transmembrane protein 135-like isoform X2 translates to MAAFSKSIPHNCYEIGHTWNPSCTVSTLQVTAGALEVSFKIYAPLYLIAAILRRRKRDYYLKRLLPEILQSTSFLTANGGLYIAFFCILRKLLGRFYSWSAGFGAALPASYISILIERKSRRGLLTIYMANLATETIFRMAVKRGMVNPVKHGEILLFCLTASIYMFFFRSKDGLQGFSFSALKFIVGKEELPMHSQQMEHTSRRAPVRGAIESESESRERPQPQPASSRTTIAALTQRLLDSVCKRGPRHRCCKHYHDNCISYCVKGFIRMFSVGYLIQCCLKVPSTFRQAFTKPSRLLSLLYNKENFQLGAFLGSFVSIYKGTSCLLRWVRNLDDELHALVAGFLAGISMFFYKSTSISMYLFSKLVETMYFKGIEAGRLPYFPHADTLIYAVSTAICFQAAVMEVQNLRPSYWKFLLRLTKGRFALMNRKVLEVFDTDASQEFGDFLPKLDPRYTLVPPAVSLPLD, encoded by the exons ATGGCTGCCTTCAGTAAGTCAATTCCACACAACTGCTACGAAATTGGACATACCTGGAACCCTTCGTGTACGGTTTCGACACTGCAGGTTACCGCTGGAGCCCTTGAGGtgtcttttaaaatatatgcacCCTTGTATCTT ATTGCTGCTATCCTCCGGAGGAGAAAAAGGGATTACTACTTGAAAAGACTGCTACCTGAAATTCTTCAGTCAACCTCATTTCTGACAGCAAATGGAGGACTGTACATTGCATTCTTCTGCATTCTCAG GAAGCTTCTGGGCAGGTTCTATTCATGGTCTGCAGGATTCGGGGCAGCACTGCCGGCCTCCTACATCTCCATCCTGATTGAACGGAAAAGCAG GAGAGGACTGCTAACCATATACATGGCAAATCTG GCAACAGAAACGATATTCCGGATGGCAGTCAAAAGAGGAATGGTTAACCCTGTCAAACATGGAGAG ATACTTCTGTTCTGCTTGACTGCCTCCATCTACATGTTCTTTTTCCG caGCAAAGATGggctccagggattttcattcTCTGCTCTCAA ATTCATAGTGGGGAAAGAGGAGCTCCCCATGCATTCACAACAGATGGAACACACATCCAGGAGGGCACCAGTGAGGGGCGCTATCGAGTCAGAGAgcgagagcagagagagaccacaGCCCCAGCCTGCCTCCAGCAGAACCACCATCGCTGCCCTGACCCAGAGACTGCTGGACTCTGT GTGCAAGCGTGGGCCCAGACACAGATGTTGTAAACATTACCATGACAACTGCATCTCATACTGTGTCAAG GGATTTATCCGGATGTTCAGTGTGGGCTACCTGATCCAGTGTTGTCTGAAGGTTCCCTCAACGTTTCGGCAGGCTTTCACCAAACCCTCCCGCCTGCTGTCTCTGCTCTACAACAAGGAGAACTTCCAGCTGGGGGCCTTCCTGGGCTCCTTTGTTAGCATATACAAG GGCACCAGCTGTTTGCTGCGGTGGGTGCGTAACCTAGACGACGAGCTCCACGCTCTTGTCGCTG GCTTCCTGGCTGGGATCTCCATGTTCTTCTACAAGAGCACCTCCATCTCCATGTACCTGTTCTCCAAATTGGTGGAG ACCATGTACTTCAAAGGCATCGAGGCCGGGAGGCTACCCTATTTTCCTCACGCGGACACCCTGATCTACGCCGTTTCTACAGCGATCTGCTTCCAGGCG GCAGTGATGGAGGTGCAGAACCTGCGGCCTTCGTACTGGAAGTTCCTGCTTCGGCTCACCAAGGGCAg ATTTGCATTGATGAaccggaaggttctggaagtgTTTGACACTGATGCCTCACAGGAATTCGGAGACTTCCTTCCCAAACTGGACCCCAGGTACACGCTGGTCCCGCCGGCTGTGAGCCTCCCGCTGGACTGA